A window of the Linepithema humile isolate Giens D197 chromosome 4, Lhum_UNIL_v1.0, whole genome shotgun sequence genome harbors these coding sequences:
- the LOC105669067 gene encoding putative G-protein coupled receptor F59B2.13 isoform X1 translates to MFSENNLGKDYSSISEHELELHVCNNERDIDESLRNMVKVFIHLNYIYMTFNPLVNISRIEKFQDLCNEDIVGRHFPIINVIKQFYFLSHMQHAIADTLETYSNFRKYSLPIFIFLGLLGNCLSAIVLFRKKMRFFSSNIYLGVLAISDIAFSIILLIDWLILMDIKPKEKYLYWLKFFMDFWSFFSEFLSVWLVVAFTIERYIVTKYPLLRRSWCTFKRAKIVVITLMGLAILRSILQIFFIFGTMHNRDAMYFKQDINIYDVYKHVNLDIQKGAGQTRKIMDSIIIFTLPALVIVICNTLIGHHIYQQNRIRKMLITASNSSNKKTQISNDKMLQHKITRMLILVSSIFIILKLPTHYFFYISRYIIYGNMVVMATLFDLLDTAHYSINFVLYCATGQTFRKELIHMFTKRKNLASLRPIALQTKQCVC, encoded by the exons atgttttctgaaaataatctCGGCAAAGATTATTCTAGCATATCTGAACACGAACTAGAATTGCATGTTTGTAACAACGAGAGAGATATTGACGAAAGTTTGCGAAACATGGTCAAAGTATTTATTCATctcaactatatatatatgacgtTTAATCCACTTGTGAACATAAGTAGAATTGAAAAGTTCCAAGATTTATGTAACGAAGATATTGTAGGCAGACATTTTCCAATCATTAACgtcataaaacaattttatttcctttctcACATGCAACATGCAATTGCAGATACTTTGGAgacatattcaaattttagaaagtacAGCCTgccgatttttatttttctgggTCTTTTAGGAAACTGTTTGTCCGCCATTGTGCTCTTCCGTAAAAAGATGCGTTTTTTCTCGTCCAACATTTACTTGGGTGTATTAGCAATAAGCGACATCGCCTTCTCAATAATATTACTCATTGACTGGCTCATCTTAATGGATATAAAACcaaaagaaaagtatttgtACTGGTTAAAGTTCTTTATGGATTTTTGGAGCTTTTTTTCCGAGTTCTTGAGTGTGTGGCTTGTAGTAGCCTTTACCATCGAGCGATATATAGTGACGAAGTATCCGCTTTTACGTCGATCTTGGTGCACTTTCAAACGAGCAAAAATCGTAGTGATAACGCTGATGGGACTAGCAATTTTACGTAGTattctacaaattttttttatttttgggaCCATGCATAATAGAGATGcaatgtattttaaacaagatataaatatctatgATGTATACAAACATGTAAATTTGGACATTCAGAAAGGAGCTGGTCAGACAAGAAAGATAATggattctattataatatttactttaccTGCTCTCGTAATAGTAATCTGCAATACTCTGATAGGACACCACATTTACCAGCAAAATCGTATTCGCAAAATGTTGATTACAGCGTCCAATTCTTCTAATAAGAAAACTCAGATTTCTAATGACAAAATGCTTCAGCATAAGATCACAAGAATGCTTATTCTCGTTTCGAGCATATTTATAATCTTGAAATTACCTACACATTACTTTTTCTACATTTCTCGTTAC ataatataTGGCAATATGGTAGTTATGGCCACACTATTTGACTTATTAGACACAGCACATTacagtataaattttgttctctacTGCGCAACTGGACAAACTTTTCGCAAAGAACTAATCCACATGTTTACAAAACGTAAAAAT CTTGCAAGTTTACGTCCAATCGCACTTCAAACAAAACAATGTGTTTGTTAA
- the LOC105669067 gene encoding putative G-protein coupled receptor F59B2.13 isoform X2: MFSENNLGKDYSSISEHELELHVCNNERDIDESLRNMVKVFIHLNYIYMTFNPLVNISRIEKFQDLCNEDIVGRHFPIINVIKQFYFLSHMQHAIADTLETYSNFRKYSLPIFIFLGLLGNCLSAIVLFRKKMRFFSSNIYLGVLAISDIAFSIILLIDWLILMDIKPKEKYLYWLKFFMDFWSFFSEFLSVWLVVAFTIERYIVTKYPLLRRSWCTFKRAKIVVITLMGLAILRSILQIFFIFGTMHNRDAMYFKQDINIYDVYKHVNLDIQKGAGQTRKIMDSIIIFTLPALVIVICNTLIGHHIYQQNRIRKMLITASNSSNKKTQISNDKMLQHKITRMLILVSSIFIILKLPTHYFFYISRYIIYGNMVVMATLFDLLDTAHYSINFVLYCATGQTFRKELIHMFTKRKNVRKNKNEENV, translated from the exons atgttttctgaaaataatctCGGCAAAGATTATTCTAGCATATCTGAACACGAACTAGAATTGCATGTTTGTAACAACGAGAGAGATATTGACGAAAGTTTGCGAAACATGGTCAAAGTATTTATTCATctcaactatatatatatgacgtTTAATCCACTTGTGAACATAAGTAGAATTGAAAAGTTCCAAGATTTATGTAACGAAGATATTGTAGGCAGACATTTTCCAATCATTAACgtcataaaacaattttatttcctttctcACATGCAACATGCAATTGCAGATACTTTGGAgacatattcaaattttagaaagtacAGCCTgccgatttttatttttctgggTCTTTTAGGAAACTGTTTGTCCGCCATTGTGCTCTTCCGTAAAAAGATGCGTTTTTTCTCGTCCAACATTTACTTGGGTGTATTAGCAATAAGCGACATCGCCTTCTCAATAATATTACTCATTGACTGGCTCATCTTAATGGATATAAAACcaaaagaaaagtatttgtACTGGTTAAAGTTCTTTATGGATTTTTGGAGCTTTTTTTCCGAGTTCTTGAGTGTGTGGCTTGTAGTAGCCTTTACCATCGAGCGATATATAGTGACGAAGTATCCGCTTTTACGTCGATCTTGGTGCACTTTCAAACGAGCAAAAATCGTAGTGATAACGCTGATGGGACTAGCAATTTTACGTAGTattctacaaattttttttatttttgggaCCATGCATAATAGAGATGcaatgtattttaaacaagatataaatatctatgATGTATACAAACATGTAAATTTGGACATTCAGAAAGGAGCTGGTCAGACAAGAAAGATAATggattctattataatatttactttaccTGCTCTCGTAATAGTAATCTGCAATACTCTGATAGGACACCACATTTACCAGCAAAATCGTATTCGCAAAATGTTGATTACAGCGTCCAATTCTTCTAATAAGAAAACTCAGATTTCTAATGACAAAATGCTTCAGCATAAGATCACAAGAATGCTTATTCTCGTTTCGAGCATATTTATAATCTTGAAATTACCTACACATTACTTTTTCTACATTTCTCGTTAC ataatataTGGCAATATGGTAGTTATGGCCACACTATTTGACTTATTAGACACAGCACATTacagtataaattttgttctctacTGCGCAACTGGACAAACTTTTCGCAAAGAACTAATCCACATGTTTACAAAACGTAAAAATGTaaggaaaaacaaaaatgaagaaaatgtataa
- the LOC105669067 gene encoding putative G-protein coupled receptor F59B2.13 isoform X3, with amino-acid sequence MRFFSSNIYLGVLAISDIAFSIILLIDWLILMDIKPKEKYLYWLKFFMDFWSFFSEFLSVWLVVAFTIERYIVTKYPLLRRSWCTFKRAKIVVITLMGLAILRSILQIFFIFGTMHNRDAMYFKQDINIYDVYKHVNLDIQKGAGQTRKIMDSIIIFTLPALVIVICNTLIGHHIYQQNRIRKMLITASNSSNKKTQISNDKMLQHKITRMLILVSSIFIILKLPTHYFFYISRYIIYGNMVVMATLFDLLDTAHYSINFVLYCATGQTFRKELIHMFTKRKNIFKHDNVFFINEIFDLLDKANYSINFVLYCATGQTFRRELIHMFSKRTNIKKNRNHGDV; translated from the exons ATGCGTTTTTTCTCGTCCAACATTTACTTGGGTGTATTAGCAATAAGCGACATCGCCTTCTCAATAATATTACTCATTGACTGGCTCATCTTAATGGATATAAAACcaaaagaaaagtatttgtACTGGTTAAAGTTCTTTATGGATTTTTGGAGCTTTTTTTCCGAGTTCTTGAGTGTGTGGCTTGTAGTAGCCTTTACCATCGAGCGATATATAGTGACGAAGTATCCGCTTTTACGTCGATCTTGGTGCACTTTCAAACGAGCAAAAATCGTAGTGATAACGCTGATGGGACTAGCAATTTTACGTAGTattctacaaattttttttatttttgggaCCATGCATAATAGAGATGcaatgtattttaaacaagatataaatatctatgATGTATACAAACATGTAAATTTGGACATTCAGAAAGGAGCTGGTCAGACAAGAAAGATAATggattctattataatatttactttaccTGCTCTCGTAATAGTAATCTGCAATACTCTGATAGGACACCACATTTACCAGCAAAATCGTATTCGCAAAATGTTGATTACAGCGTCCAATTCTTCTAATAAGAAAACTCAGATTTCTAATGACAAAATGCTTCAGCATAAGATCACAAGAATGCTTATTCTCGTTTCGAGCATATTTATAATCTTGAAATTACCTACACATTACTTTTTCTACATTTCTCGTTAC ataatataTGGCAATATGGTAGTTATGGCCACACTATTTGACTTATTAGACACAGCACATTacagtataaattttgttctctacTGCGCAACTGGACAAACTTTTCGCAAAGAACTAATCCACATGTTTACAAAACGTAAAAAT atatttaaaCATGACaatgtgttttttattaaCGAAATATTTGACTTATTGGACAAAGCAAATTacagtataaattttgttctctacTGCGCAACGGGACAAACTTTTCGCAGAGAACTGATCCACATGTTTTCGAAACgtacaaatataaagaaaaatagaaatcatggagatgtataa